In Raphanus sativus cultivar WK10039 chromosome 5, ASM80110v3, whole genome shotgun sequence, the following proteins share a genomic window:
- the LOC108857539 gene encoding ubiquitin-conjugating enzyme E2 19 — MAAVNGYQGNTPAETTPAATGSKHPAPPTKTVDSQSVLKRLQSELMGLMMGGDPGISAFPEEDNIFCWKGTITGSKDTVFEGTEYRLSLAFSNDYPFKPPKIKFETCCFHPNVDLYGNICLDILQDKWSSAYDVRTILLSIQSLLGEPNISSPLNNQAAQLWSNQEEYRKMVEKLYKPLNA; from the exons ATGGCGGCGGTGAATGGGTACCAAGGAAATACTCCGGCGGAGACAACGCCGGCAGCCACCGGATCGAAGCATCCTGCTCCTCCGACTAAGACCGTCGATAGCCAATCCGTTCTCAAAAG GTTGCAATCTGAACTAATGGGTTTAATG atgggAGGTGATCCGGGGATATCGGCTTTCCCAGAGGAAGACAACATATTCTGCTGGAAAGGAACTATCACAGGAAGCAAAGATACTGTGTTTGAAGGAACTGAGTACAGACTCTCACTCGCTTTCTCCAACGATTATCCTTTCAAACCTCCCAAGATCAAGTTTGAGACTTGCTGCTTCCATCCTAATGTCGATCTCTATGGCAATATTTGCTTGGACATTCTTCAG GATAAATGGTCATCCGCCTATGATGTGAGGACGATATTACTCTCGATTCAAAGCCTTCTTGGAG AACCGAACATCAGCTCACCATTGAACAACCAAGCAGCTCAGCTTTGGAGCAACCAAGAAG AGTATAGGAAGATGGTGGAGAAGCTCTACAAACCTCTAAACGCATGA
- the LOC108834381 gene encoding uncharacterized protein LOC108834381 → MEALYAKLYDKYTTLKTRKFSELDEINREQEEKFLNFVKASEALTQHLRSENQNLRDENTEIRSTRDEERLELQKRLLEEELKNKALSYQVEKLKELISEGVPPHNHKDQSGTKRKTPESPQVTTRSMRKRTRQSDDSMVETDTVSPTRSSRRRSRLTEDIVVSPPHITIPRESTTETLLVSQPQSCGSSNSARCPYQALGEHLIGMKLSTNNDGGRDCIVASHPSSGLSFTLTWVNNSTGEEEEEDELLYKVESLGTFQRVVPEWMRDVIKFSTSMIPVFFERVSRVIKPRD, encoded by the exons ATGGAAGCTCTCTACGCCAAGCTCTACGACAAATACACCACCCTCAAG ACGAGGAAGTTTTCGGAACTGGATGAGATCAATagggaacaagaagagaagtTCCTTAACTTTGTTAAAG CCTCAGAGGCGTTGACGCAGCATTTGAGAAGCGAAAACCAGAATTTGAGGGATGAGAACACTGAAATCAG ATCCACCAGGGACGAGGAGCGTCTTGAGCTTCAAAAGCGTCTTTTGGAAGAAGAACTAAAGA ACAAGGCACTTTCCTACCAAGTTGAGAAACTTAAAGAGCTTATCTCAGAGGGAGTTCCTCCTCACAACCACAAAGATCAAAGTGGAACAAAACGAAAGACTCCTGAATCTCCTCAAGTTACAACGAGGAGCATGAGGAAACGTACAAGGCAGTCAGATGATAGTATGGTGGAAACAGACACGGTATCACCCACGAGGAGCTCGAGGAGACGTAGCAGGCTGACAGAGGATATCGTGGTATCACCACCTCACATTACCATACCTCGTGAATCAACTACG GAAACTCTCTTGGTTTCTCAACCCCAAAGCTGTGGATCAAGCAACTCTGCTCGTTGTCCATATCAAGCTCTGGGCGAGCACTTGATAGGAATGAAACTGTCGACTAATAATGACGGCGGACGAGACTGCATTGTTGCCTCCCATCCGTCAAGCG GATTGTCATTCACCTTGACTTGGGTAAATAACTCAactggtgaagaagaagaagaagatgagctGCTCTACAAGGTTGAGTCATTGGGGACGTTTCAAAGAGTTGTGCCTGAATGGATGAGAGATGTTATCAAGTTTAGCACGAGTATGATTCCTGTCTTCTTCGAAAGAGTCTCTCGGGTCATTAAGCCCCGGGATTGA